The proteins below come from a single Panicum hallii strain FIL2 chromosome 7, PHallii_v3.1, whole genome shotgun sequence genomic window:
- the LOC112900930 gene encoding uncharacterized protein LOC112900930, whose translation MTTPCPGAAALRARWAARSLAGAFIDLALAWACLCLAALAAAAARILALPGLPLPCTCARPHLPCLLAFLASYPPRALASVHAALRARFPFAGPTDDGEEGRNGEEPGEEWEPAADADPRSGEEARAELQRELEKERSAAASAAEEAMAMILRLQKEKSALEIEARQQRRTADERCAFYEDEVEELRDIVLVRDRETRALRKEVDAYRRLLGLGPAEEDEDDDDDQEMVTPHSMLMSEGEPSSSRSIDASRMQRLRNDSGFSFKTPFFREQPVVLPVIGDRGNQGSDDSVAVQTPAKVHGAQSRLELSSTEDEDGTETEDDGAETVEILPLSARSQDLGQGGDFHGDTAHGMESNKERTANGFQEVGCGGIDKIDRDHAGSENDASVYDVHVVDDICFSTEVKGLIGRSFSDATMQAEKLQTRVAADDLLGRSLNAIKGAQDKIRHAASERRQSLQLQLLEDIANQLQGIKDAAEAGRHMYCAAPKSSKKS comes from the exons ATGACCACGCCGTGCCCGGGCGCCGCGGCCCTGCGCGCCCGCTGGGCGGCGCGCTCCCTCGCGGGGGCCTTCATCGACCTCGCCCTCGCCTGGGCCTGCCTCTGCCTGGCCGCgctcgccgcagccgccgcccgcaTCCTCGCCCTCCCGGGCCTCCCGCTCCCCTGCACCTGCGCCCGCCCGCACCTCCCCTGCCTCCTCGCCTTCCTCGCGAGCTACCCGCCCCGCGCCCTCGCCTCCGTCCAcgccgccctccgcgcccgctTCCCCTTCGCCGGCCCCaccgacgacggcgaggagggccGGAACGGGGAGGAACCCGGCGAGGAATGGGAGCCGGCCGCCGACGCGGATCCGCGGAGCGGCGAGGAGGCGCGCGCCGAGCTGCAGCGGGAGCTCGAGAAGGAGCGCAGCGCCGCGGCGTCCGCGGCCGAGGAGGCTATGGCCATGATCCTGCGCCTGCAGAAGGAGAAGTCCGCGCTCGAGATCGAGGCCCGCCAGCAGCGACGCACCGCCGACGAGCGCTGCGCCTTCTACGAGGACGAGGTCGAGGAGCTCCGGGACATCGTGCTCGTGCGCGACCGGGAGACCCGCGCGCTGCGCAAGGAGGTGGACGCCTACCGCCGCCTCCTCGGGCTCGGCCCcgccgaggaggacgaggacgacgacgacgaccaagAGATGGTCACGCCGCACAGCATGCTCATGTCGGAGGGAGAGCCAAGCTCGTCCAGATCCATCGACGCGAGCCGGATGCAGCGGCTGCGGAACGATTCTGGGTTCAGCTTCAAGACGCCCTTCTTTCGTGAGCAACCGGTGGTGCTGCCGGTGATCGGGGATCGTGGCAACCAGGGAAGCGATGACAGCGTTGCTGTTCAGACACCCGCCAAAGTTCACGGTGCTCAATCAAGGCTGGAGCTGAGTAGCACTGAGGATGAGGATGGGACAGAGACGGAGGATGATGGAGCGGAGACAGTGGAAATACTCCCCCTGTCTGCCCGGAGCCAAGATTTGGGTCAAGGTGGTGATTTCCATGGTGACACTGCACATGGTATGGAATCTAACAAGGAACGGACAGCTAATGGATTTCAGGAGGTCGGGTGTGGGGGTATAGACAAGATTGATCGTGATCATGCGGGAAGTGAGAATGATGCAAGTGTCTATGATGTGCATGTAGTTGATGACATATGCTTCTCCACAGAAG TTAAGGGCTTGATTGGTCGGAGCTTCTCAGATGCAACAATGCAAGCAGAGAAATTACAGACTCGAGTTGCGGCTGATGATCTCCTTGGGAGAAGTCTGAATGCCATTAAAGGTGCACAAGACAAGATAAGGCATGCAGCAAGTGAAAGGAGACAATCGTTACAGTTGCAACTGTTAGAGGATATAGCTAATCAACTTCAAGGAATCAAAGATGCTGCAGAAGCAGGGCGACACATGTACTGTGCTGCTCCCAAAAGCTCCAAGAAAAGCTAG